The genomic DNA AAAACAAGCAACACTTCACATTATGAAAGTGCAATTACAAACCATTAATCAGCAATCATAATTGGAATCACTTCCATCAATATCAACGCAATCAATACTGTGATAAAAGGAAATCTGCTGTTATGCCAATAAAAAGTTAACATGGAGGCAATCGCGCTTGGGACCTATTAAACATGAGCAATTTATAAAAGCTGCTGAAAAGGAGCAACTTGCTAGAAAGATACTCTTCGTCTAATCTATTGACctgtttaacatattttttctttggtttatgttcgtgtgtgttttctcacctGGATGGTTGGATATGGGAGGCTGAAAGGCGAGCTCATTATGAACTGGCcctgagagaaagagtgagtcACAGTAAGTTATCACCTACTttgcaaaaaatatgaaataacttAAAGTACTGTAGTAACAGTGTGTACTTACAGTAGTGTGTTGGGTGTGGCACGGGAGGGTGGTGCTGTAGATGACCGTTGGTGTGGTGGGGTATGCTGGGGGTGAAGCTGCTGTTCCTAGACCAGGTTGTGCTGGcacctgagaaaaaaaaaaaaagagatcgGGAGTCAGATGGACTCATCATTTTTTTGTACTTCCTAGCAACAATAGTAATTAACATGAGCGGCCTAAAATAGATAAATTGATTAACCAATGAAAGATTATCAATTTATTTTAGTTAATTGAAGTTTTTGCTAAAATCTTCACTTGTCCATTCTGAGTAAATGAGCCTCCACACTACTGAAGCTAGAAGAAGCGACAGTGTTTGCTACAGGTCTGATGGTGCTGACTGAGACATTAAACAGCTTAAATATATATTGTCTCTTGACACTTTACAACCAACATGTGGTAGGCAAGAGGAAATTAAGATTTTTTATGTAGATAAAATTCAAGACTTTTGTAAacataatgcttttttttttagactttttaagacTTGCAAATACCCTGAAATGATTTCTAGTGCATTAACTCAAACCCATTCTCATCAAAACTCAAAATTACCTTTTAAAAAGGACTGTATACAATCTGTAAGTAGCAATCAAAGATACATACTTCAGGTATTAATGTACACACATAGTAAAAACATAATTCCATAGTTCCTGGTAAATTACTGGGATCATCTTTCAGGCACTGCTAGTGATTTTCAGCAGATGGCTATAATGCaactcaacagaagaagaagatgaggcaCAAAGATGTCTCTATTTCCAGAAACATGGCAGGCAAGGAGCTGTTTTTGTTCAGTGCCAATGTTCTtgtaatgtatttaatattcaacaAGTTTACAAGACAAATCACCCATGTAAGAATTGGCAGGATCAACTGTAAATGTGTTGCAGTTACAAATACGTCTTCAGCGAAGTCTTGTGACTGGTTCGCTCGCTCTAAGTGAAAGCGCCTTTCGTCAGATGGACATGACCCGTTACATGCTTTTCCCTGTAATGTTACTGCTTTCATTCACAACACAGCTGCAGTGAAATGTTGAGGTGGGAACCTGGTGGTACAGATTTCCCTGAATATTGATTCCATGACCCCGTGCAGGAAATGTTCCTCATTATTTCAGAGAGATTGCATGTGTGAAAGGAGCTAAAAACAACCAGAATGACAGAAAGATACacagatagaaaaaaagaatgaactgTATCTTACTGCCTGATCCAGCAGCGATGGCAGGGAAAGACGATGTCGAGGCAGACGTGGAAGCCTCGGCAGGGGGGAGCAGGTTCGGGGTGGCAAATGACTCAGAGGGGGCTGGGCGACTGCTGGATGGGGGGTGCTGAATGGTCTGGATGGAGTGCCCTCCGTCGATAGAGGGGAGACTCTGCGGTCCGTCAAAATCATACTCATCCTTAACCATCAGTGCTGAGCTGGGCCCAGAGCTGGTCAGTGTCAGTCCAGATAAATCTATGGACcaagaaaagaaatgacattCCACTGTGAGTTCACATTAAGCTCAGTTTAAGCCATAATAAAATCAATTGTTAAAGATTATATAACAAGTATACTAAGATAGaactgtagggttagggttagaaactGTGTGTACTTTACATTAATGCTGCATATTTTCTAAAGAGAACTGAAAACACTAAGGATGCACGATATTGGATTATTTTGCCTGAaggacctgctgctgcttcttcccacttttaacctttttaataaACTGGGGCTCAGTGCTCCGCTTGGATCCACAAGGGAAGTTGGGGCTAGCTGGGTCACTAGCAGAGCCTCAGCTCTTTGTGTGGATCAAACCAGGGCATCTATCCCTGGTTTGTTATTCAGGTTAAAGTAAGAGGAAGCAGCAGGTCTATCGGGCAGCTGAGTGAAGTGGAACCTGTGGAGGAACCAATGGGACCATCAGGGTGAAACAGTCCGCAGTGGAAAGCACAGCCAGGTGTGAGAGGAGAAGGCAACCAATTGGCCTGTCATATCAACAgcaatgttcctttttttttcattaaaacattttcattttgaagcTTATATTGGCTGATAACGATGATGTGCCAATATGATCATGCATCCCTagaaaacactgacacagaaaGTTTCTTATAACATATACACAATATCCTAAACATTTCAAAGGAAAACTTCCCTGTTACTCACCTATGCCAGGAGACACCACTCTCTCATAGTGATAGGGGTTGAcgcacacactgtcacacttgAGGTCGAAGGCAAACTGGCAGTATTTGACGTGCTTCAGTTCATTCTTATGCAGGTCTGGCCACCGCCACAATCTGGCGTAGATGACATGCGGGAAACCTTTACGTCCAGCCACCTGGGAACAACGTGTGGTAAAGGATGAAGCTAAATAAATGTGTCAACTCACCTACTTGACAGCTGAGGTCACTGCTAGCATTAAGTCAATTATTGGAATTGAATTGAACAAACAcgcaaaatataacatttttataaattcatttaatttgaataaatagcatgtttcttttcttcGCTGTTCAATGTTACGATTGATAAGAATCTAATTCTGCGGTGTGCTTTGTTTACTTTGGATAGAGCAGActcaaaaaaatctaatttaacaGATATATTATTTATCTGAACTCAGCAAAACTCATTTGTTTACATGTATGTTGGCAACCaccatcatgtttttgttctagAGAATCTAAAATGTATTCAGATAATAGTGTCGTCCCACCTGCAGTCGTCCGTCAAGTGTCCTCTGAATGGTTACACACTTGCTGGGATGAGCCCCGTTGGTGGTGATAGCTGTGATGAGCGAGTCCAGCtcatcttttttctccttcaactTTTTCACCAGGCTCTCGATGGCCCGCTTGGCAAAGGTCTCGCTCTCGCCACCCTGCCTGTGACACATCAGGCTGTGCACGATGCTCAGGCATGCATCGTTGCTGGTAGGCGTGTTGGTGATGGACATCTTGACTTCACGTCTGGACTTGCTGAGAAGGACAATGAGGGTGTTGTTTGGACCCAGGAGAAGTATGTGCGTTGTTTACACCATGAAACACACCATCAGGAATTCACGGCGAAGAGGATAATCATGGAGATGACAACAAGCGATTCAGTTGTGCTTGACACAGATCTGTGATGGTGAACCTCTCAGCATCAGGAGGAAAGGATCTGAGAAGAGAAGTACACATGCACGTTTTAGGAGAGGTGTTGATTTAATTTTTATGGTAATTCTGAAGTGGTTCTGTGATTTAATGATATTGTATTATACAAGGGATGTGGCTATAATgtatcaataatcaatcaattagttacttgattaatcatttggtctataaaatggtGATGAATGTTGCAGATTGATGACATCTTTAATTGTCTTCTTTTGTTCCAACCAACAGTCCCTGACACAAAGATATTTACTTTATGGTTATAGAAGACTAAATACACCAGAAAAAGTTCACATTGGATAAAAAAGTAGTGATAAATATTCTCTTGACTGACTTATCGCTGCAGCTCTGTCCGCTTCAGTTAATAGACATAAGTAGTGAGACCTCTCAGTACAGAGCAATGCCATTCAAAAGTATCAAActacagcctccaaaatgaccagAAAGTTGGGACAGTTACTGCTGAGAGCTTCAGTAAATccgaaaaaaaacacacatttctgttttgattTGGGGCAGAAAACATGAACTGTACCGTTATAAAGTCTAaaagctgctgttgttgttataATATTAACGCTAGCTTATCAATCACACAACAACATGATGTAGTTCCATTTTTTGCACATGCACCTGAATTGATAAAAACCCGGTTCTGTAAATTGAGAGGTAAAAATAAACTTTGAGCTCGTTTTTTCTCGGCTAACGCAGCCTAGCGGCGCCAGTCTGGCTGCCGTTACGTCACCGCGTCAAGTTACTGCAAACTGACTCAACTCAACGGAAGTGAGCACGTGTGTGCTTCAAAATAAAGGGTGAAACTTTTGAAGCGCGAAATAGATATTAAAAATATCATCCCGTCACAAGTTTGGACTTGGAAAACGTGATTTAGACGAATATTTAAGTTAATTATATCAAGCCAAAgctcaaaaaaataaacagtgattCAAAGAAGGTTTCTATTAATTAGAATGACAATAAAGTGTCAATGAACTGTTTAGAGGATTGATCAAAAATTAAATAGCAGCCATTTTTATAAGTGATTGATTTTTTCGGCACTACAAGTGCATCAGAGATCTACTTGCCCAAAGCCAATTACAATACAAATTGTTCTAGTTATTGTATTTGTCATTGTTATCAAAACAACAAAGATAAGTGGTAATTGTCAtgttttatcttctttaaaGCAACAATACACCACGTCCTGAATTTTacatatgtaaatatttactaAGTTTCTTAGGCTTCATTGATAGTAATCTAACTGCATTTAGGTTTTGGCCTTCTGGTaagtcaaaacaaacattttgacatACAGTACCATTCAAATATTTGGACACACTTTGTCATTTAAGAAATTTGGTAGGTGTGTTCAAAcctttgactgatactgtatatCAAATTTAGGGTTTTTGGGGGGCTTTTTAATAATttcctgacatttaaaaaaaaacaattattctattaaataagaaaatgatAGGCAGATTAATTGATCTACACCTAACCACttgaattaaatgaaatatagagATAGGCTTTGCTTTTGGAACAATGATGTTAAGAAATATttaccaaacaaaacaaatcaatataaTTTTGTTCtttcaaaaatgtcattttaagtgCAGTAGAAGAAAGTAGCAGGGCAATTATGATTATGTGACTAAATTAGTTGTAAGAGTCGAAGGCTGTGTTCTTCAGATAATACTGCCTATGCTCTACCCTAACCACAAAACCACTTGTGactaaattcattatttttcaaaaatgattttaGTCTGTGACAGCAAATTCATACGATAATAAAACACCATCTAACTATAAATACGTGAAACACATGCTCGTAACATGTGTATTAAGTATAATTCCCTGTAACTGATATATTCAATGTTTAATGCTGTCATGTCTTTGAAGTTAATGTAAACCTTTCAaggctttattttgaagagccTAACCGGATATACTGTGCTCGCTTTCTTCCTGCTGCTAAAAACATCAGCTAGCACCGATGTGATAGCGGCTAACGTAGCATGCTACTATGTTTATTCTTGCCAGTTCCGCAGCACAATCATTTATTAACCATTTTGTTTGATAGCCAGAAACAGAAGACATTCGCGTGGCTGTGAAAACATTATTACATGTAGGAGACCGTTTATTTTACAGACTAATTAAAGCGATGTAAACAGCTGAAGCTAACTCACCTGGAGTTAGCTGGTGTGGCAGCTACAGTTACCGTGCAGATCCTGTGTGCCTCCTCGATTATCTGCATGAATTTCATCTGCTGTTTATAAAAGACATGGTCAACACGTCCCTGTCCTCAAGGTGTATCCTCACATCCGCCGGACCAGAGCGCAGTGACACAGATTTCGTGTGCAGTCTTGACCCACTTCACTCACTTCTCACTAGTTTCCTTCAAAGGCGCGTTGCGCATGCGTAAAAAGGGGGTGAAAAAGAGACGGGTGTATGTCAGATGTGTTCACACAGTTAAGTAATTAATTAGatatttttaatttgacattCACTGGAGACTAAAGATGTACAGGCCTACAAGTACTCATGCATTACAGGTACTAAACTAATGAACTCAGTCACAGTGCAATAAAATAAGATTAGGGCTGGCTGGGTACTCAATtcgactgaaataaatcgataccaactGATATCGAAACGTCTACCATCAAACATTAGCTGCAATCACTTtagcacccagagctagaaaatatgactatttataTGAACTTGCTCGCAGCAAATCAATGCAAGAGTTATttgattaataaatattaataatttgaagactttctaaatgcatttgtgtaaaaagaGTGTTGGCaatttatgcaatttaatgcttctattcacatgatgggtattgaatgaagtactcaattggtattggtatcactttaaggggacttggattggtactggtattgtaatttttaaaaaagataccCAGCCCTAGACAAAAaaatctctgtgtaaataaatctgcaatagCCTAcgcagaagttcctgagattatatacatgtATGCAATACTCCTGGGATTTACATAGTAACGACAGTCttttttagtgggagtgggaggtactgggagctgtggtataacaatatactgtaatgctGCTTCTATTTTTTGGTGTTCTTTCTGTAGCTCCTGTGCTCCAAGCTGCCAGTTTCTCTGCCACCTCCATACTGAGCCGATTCTCCAGAGCTTCGTATATTGTTCTCAACTCTGAATCATTCCTCTTGATGGCCAGCTTGGCAAAATGCCTCagccttcttttcctctctgatgATGCCTGTCAGATTAGTCTTTTCCAGGGTGATATAGTGCACCTTACTCTCCAGGTCCTCCTGCTGAGTTTTTAGGTCAATGGCGATCTCCTCCTGATGAAGAAGCCGGCCTTCCCACTCTGCATTCAATTCAATTACTTTCTGGTTAAAGGAAGGTTTCAGCACTGTTCTTCTCCTCACAGGCTTTTAAGATGTTGTCATTTTTACTTCTTCCAGTCTTGCTTTTGGAGGTCTAAAGTTTTCTTAATGGAAttattcctccttttcttttacttttagcTCCCAGCTTAGCTCTTTGCTGGCCAGCTGCTCCTTCAGAGCCAGCGGCTGGTTTTTTGCTTTGGAGTCCCACAGGGCTTGTCACAGGGACTGCAGGACTGTACCGGGAGTGCGTGAACCCTTCACCATTCCAGTTGGGCTTTTATGGTCCTGACCAAGTTGGTGGGAAGAGTTCTCATTTTTTGCATGTGgctgaaagacagaaatgtaCATGCAGGAAAATATACTACCCCATCCTAACTTTGGATACACAGGAGGCTTTCTCACCTTTATACTTATTTATACAGTTGAATGTCCTGTGGCCATTAAAACAAATctgtacatacataaataaaagtatagAAGTATTACCAGACACATTTACTCAGTAGTAAGTACTAAGTACGAAAACTACTATTAAAACTACTTGTTTTACAGAATATTGGGCTGAGACTGATAAATTAAATAACTTTAACAAAGtgcattattattactgatgagTCAGTGCATAAACAGAGAAGATAGATTGtgtaggaaagaagaaaaaacaaagcactTTTTAAGACATATTTCCTAGTTTTTATATGGTATATCATGACTTTTTAACATATCTGATACGTAAtggatgtatttttatattgttgtgttttctattttcatCAACGTCTTATGTTATTGGGAGGATTCATGGAATAAGAATTTCGTTGTACTGTGTGACAGACATCTCTAGTACATATGACAATAAAGTCTGAATTGGAATTTGATGGCATGAAATGAAAGTACTcaaataaagtacaaataccaTAAAACTTCTTTACGTCTTTAAATACACCTGAGTAAATGCATTTTACTTCAAAACAGAGGGCATGtggctttttttcccttaaatctgcaaacattttaaatatttactttacatCGCTCTTTCAGATTcttttttcttagttttattttacaaaataaacttaaaatgatGGCATTTAATCCAAAAACAGTTCATGTTTGCTTGTCAGATTGTCTCTTAAAGTTGTTAGACcctattacacacacatttgtaccCTGGAGTCCTTTGGAGGAGAGTTTCTGTTCAACGAAGGGTCCACTAGTTTATGAATTGTTACACATCTGTGCTTGGTATTATTGTGTGAATAAGACTCGGATGGCGCAGTAGAACTACAGTCAACATTTGATACCCTTTCTATTGAGAATCTATTCATTTACACAGCTAATGATgtttgctgattattttctcctctctggttAACGAGGTGCTAATTAGTAAAGTGAAATCAGGCTCTGTGATGTTTAGTGGGAATAGTGTTTATCCTTGATGGCACTTTTATTTTACCTGCTGAATACAAAaacatccatacacacacacacacacacacacacacacacacacacacacacacacacacacacacacacacacacacacacacacacacacacacacacacacacacacacatgttccacTGGTTGCTAATTTGTCCCAGTTACAGATGTGAATATTACCCGGTGACAAGCAGCTAAATGATGATTAATTGTCAGCTTTGGTAGCTAATGTACTTGGCATGCTTTGATAATTTGACTTTAATTGTCtatcatctctctttctctttgatTCCCTTTCATATCTCCACCCTTTTTCATGTTTgattcttctctctttcttcatctcaaATCTCAAGTCTCTCAAACTGTCTTCATGACTGAAGTAACAACTTATTGTGTGTTCTCGTTCTTCTTCCGTTTCATCTAGTTTGTGAAAGACGGAGTAccgcagagagagaaagggagatggaaaACATAGCACACAGGTAGTCTGAATATTTTTTGCAGGTATATATCAATGAAAGACATTGTGGGATGAGAGGAACAACAATACTACCCAAAATACTCACCCACTGTACTACATCCACGTGTAGTGCAATTCCCTATAATGACCAGCAGAGTGCAGTAATGACCAGAGTATAAATTCTGCACGGATCGTTGATCTCCTCTTAACAGTGTAATGTTATACCCATTTGGTTTCATGCAATTTATGTTAATGTTGAAGGTTACTAAAGTGATCACTGATAAAATGTTATGtgaacaaaaggaaaacaagtaAACACGTAGTCCTGAATCCACACAATATGTGTCAAAATTAGACATAACCCTAAAAAAAATAGACATGCAACAATGTTGTGTTGTGCATTgatgattaaaaatatgagcTAAGTCAAAATGTTATATATACTTATGTGCTGTGATCTTATGTCATCCTTGTTGTCAAGCAGTTAAACTCCATCTTATCTTGAAGATCATgataaaatgaacaataaaatataaaattctcAACTTAATTCTGGGACTGAATGGAAGCATCCAGTTTGCATTGAATAAAACTGTCTGTAAACAATAAATCTTTGCTGAACATTTATGGCATATTAGCATCAGCAGCACATATTGAAACTGCAGAAGCTGGTGTTTTACAGTCTTTCATCCAAACGAATACACTTCCATAATGATACTCAGATATACAGTAACTCTATAACCTTGACATTATGTATGTAAAACTGTAATGAATGGCTCCACCTTTGGGTAATAGCCCTAGAAATTAAATTTAACTCATTTTTAGCCTCCAGCATGTTGCTGCTGAAATGTATTTAGTGGCGCTGATCATGAAGccaaatgtgtctgtttgtcctcATGACTGCTATTCATTCTGCGTTATATGTAGTAGATGTAATTCTGCAGGTATTTGTCTGGCAGTAACCGAAGCGTTCAATGCCATTCATGCCATCTGAGTATGACATAAAAAAGTAGAGAAATACTCTTTGAATGTGAAGATTGTTTCATATCTTTTTACAGCTGACAGAAATTACCAAGTAAATATCAGCTGTTGCCAAGTCATTCTGCCACTTTCCAAGCTGTTTACGTTCGCATCAGTCATAGTGAAGTTTCACAGTTGTGGAGCATCTGGCGGCTAATTGATTATTTTGTTGCCTACAACAGCACAtattaaaaaccaaaaataacaGCGTAACACTTGTGCACAGGCAGCACAACAATCAGGATGCTGTAAGGTGCTGTGATTGGTTGAAATGGATTCTCTTCAGGGTCTGCAGGATGACCACCATATATCACCTTGACAACCATCCCTCAGAGGCGAGACACATGActgctctgcatgtgtgtctgtgttaatgtgtgtggaCCTCTCACTGTACAGGCATCAACAGAGTTCTAAACGTAAATACAAAAGGACAAGCACGAGAGGAGCGTAAGTGATGTGATGTGACTATTTCTCTGTCAcgctgaaaaaaagaaaacacgaTAAAGTGACAGCAGCTTTTCAACTTAACACACTGGGTCATTCACTCCTGACCTTCTCACTACTCTGTCTTACACTACATTCATCCTGCTGTTTACTATTTCCTCCACCTTTTCACCTCTTCCCCACccttcttctccctccatctcctctcttccATGTCTGTTTCCTCCTATTTGCCCTACCTTTCATCAGTCCTCTCCTTCAACTAATAGTAGTCGTGAATTCAGAATGAAATTGTTGGTTAGCTTGTTTCTTTGCTTTCTGTTCCTGCAGAGCACATATCCATTTTACAATGGCGGATTTACTactgactcattttaaaatgagaatcCTGTGAAAGGGTTTTTAAATGTGAACGATACATTTACATGCATGATGTCATGACTGGGGGTAAAGCTGTATGTACCATACATCATACAGCTTGTTGGTCCTAATTACGAATTGAAAAAAGTGTAATCAGGCTGTTATTTTGTTCTAACATAACCTTTTTTTTACCTTacatacctgtgtgtgtttttagtcaTGCTAGCAGTATGGCACTATAATCATTTCAGTTTGTCAATCAGGCCATGTCTTTGGTCTagaatatctcaacaactgttaGGATGGACTGACATGaaaaggcagggagggagagggcAGCAGACCTGCCAAAAAGTAGAGGGTCCATGTCCCCCAGAAGTTTTTGATGAAATATCAAGAACAGTGGCCATGCTTCCGACCCTCTAAAGTCCCATATCATGCATTTTGCACAGTGTGCAATTATGATGTGGACATAAGCCAGGGAGCTGCAGGTAATATATAAATTAGCCCTGGTGATGTGTGCTTATGTGCTGTAAGCcaatttaattattacattcttgaaaataaaaacacctattgcaatatacaaaataaattattaccattttaattaaatacatattaaaataatttgtatTGAAATAATTCAATGCCGTTAACTTTTGGCTAAGGCACTGTGTGCAAAGCAATGGAGTTGCAAAAGTCTGGTATCATGCCACAACATGTAAAGGTGGAGACACACTGGATCCGCTGACATTTGTCAAGTCATCAGCAAGCTGACAGGCTGCCTGTTGTATCTGAATTTGCATAATCAGCACTCAAGCTCAACTTTCTACAAATGATTCCGTCCAGCATCACGGCTCACGAAACTCAGCTCTAACTGCCAAACAAAGCAGTGCAATTCAAATATGAATCAAGATGTTCAGAAACATactttacatacatacatacatactttttGTACTGTTTAGGCGTTCTATGAGAACATGTTTGACCAGGCTGCCATTTTGAAAACGGACTAGCCAAAACCAGCTCGCAATATTTCACCAATCAGCCGGGTTGTTTAGTGGTCTGGTGCATCAAGTTACATCCTCTTTGGAGGTGGTCTGTCTgcaccttaaaacacacaaagtcaaGCAGTtcaaaatatattgtttaaagATATTAACAACACATTGAcatgttgttaatgttaaaaatcACACTGCTAGGCTTGCCATACTGGTGTGAAGAGCAGCCACACAACCCCTATAAGCAGTGCAGCTTTATCTTTTTATTCCGCTGTCTTTCTACATACAATTTCATCATAAAtgatcagttttatttataatgaaatgaaactgtatGTAGAAAGACAGCTGGCAGTAGCAACAAAGCTGTCTGTGTGGACATCACATGCATGTGAGCCGTAGCAGTTCAGCCAGGTAGTGATCATATCAGAGGAGAGTTTTATAATATGATGCCTCTATCAGTAGTAATCAGCATGACAGCCtaatttgtctgtgctttctaaAAACGTTACAAAACACTATTTTGTCTGGTTatgtttaggcacaaaaaaacactgaaatgatcacttgaaactGGGCTGCCCCCTCACCCCTTACCTCTTCCTCTGAAGCCCGAGTACATCATATGAGTGGGGGATGTATTAAATCTGAAATCTTTCCACTTCAGTGGGATTCAGGAAATTGTCTACCCCGCGGGAAGTAAAtacagatggagggatggatagatggaagcGGGGAAAGAGATGGATAGAGTAAaatagatggaaggagagatggatTTAGGAAGGAGAGTTTAGATTGAGAGAGGCAGGGTATTTGGAAGACGGATGGATTGGTGGTGAGCATGAGAGAgacggagcaggaggagagttacggatggagaaaaaaagaggagagagatggaggtgtGTGAGAGGAGATGGGTGAGCTGTCTGTTTGAAGATAAATCAGGGAAGCAGTGTAGTGAGGAGGTCTAtatccataaacacacacacacataaacagatgtgtgtgtgcacgctcaCGCTtgaactcacacacatgcaaacacacacgaAAACACGAATACACTCACTTACTCACCCGCACACGCTCTGCCCCACGGCGAGGTGGTAAAAGGCCACGGCTGATTGGGTGCTGCAGGCTGATTTCGCCCCGAGTGGCAGAGCGGTGCATGTTGGGATGTTTGGATACAAATGCAATCATCCGTGAAGACATGAGGTAGGtcaccctctcctctcttctctctctcaaccctcctttttaacatctcctctttcttcactCCCTTACATCATCCTTTACTCATTTGCTTCTCCATCTCTGTTGTTTCTCCAAAACCTGGCAACATACTTTCCCCACAGGGTTTTTCTCCAATACCCTTCCAAAATCCGCCCTTCTGTCTGTGCCTATCAATCCATATTTCATACAGGAAGTGTATTCTCTC from Scomber japonicus isolate fScoJap1 chromosome 9, fScoJap1.pri, whole genome shotgun sequence includes the following:
- the LOC128364810 gene encoding mothers against decapentaplegic homolog 4, whose translation is MSITNTPTSNDACLSIVHSLMCHRQGGESETFAKRAIESLVKKLKEKKDELDSLITAITTNGAHPSKCVTIQRTLDGRLQVAGRKGFPHVIYARLWRWPDLHKNELKHVKYCQFAFDLKCDSVCVNPYHYERVVSPGIDLSGLTLTSSGPSSALMVKDEYDFDGPQSLPSIDGGHSIQTIQHPPSSSRPAPSESFATPNLLPPAEASTSASTSSFPAIAAGSGSASTTWSRNSSFTPSIPHHTNGHLQHHPPVPHPTHYWPVHNELAFQPPISNHPAPDYWCSIAYFEMDVQVGETFKVPSSCPIVTVDGYVDPSGGDRFCLGQLSNVHRTEAIERARLHIGKGVQLECKGEGDVWVRCLSDHAVFVQSYYLDREAGRAPGDAVHKIYPSAYIKVFDLRQCHRQMQQQAATAQAAAAAQAAAVAGNIPGPGSVGGIAPAISLSAAAGIGVDDLRRLCILRMSFVKGWGPDYPRQSIKETPCWIEIHLHRALQLLDEVLHTMPIADPQPLD